Within Butyrivibrio fibrisolvens, the genomic segment GTTCATCTTCAGGCATATTAAGTGTCTGACGTATGAGCTTGATAGCCTTGGGAAGCTGCGACTTATTGAGCTTATCAGCTTTAGTGGCAATTATGATAGGCTCAAATCCCTGATGAACTATCCATTCATACATCTGGATGTCATTGGCAGAAGGCTCATGTCTTATATCTATCAAAAGAAATACATTCTTAAGAACTCTGGATGTATGGAGATAGTTCTCTATCATCCTACCCCACTTTTCAACCTCACCTTTGGCTCTCTTGGCATATCCATATCCAGGAAGATCCACAAGATAAAATTCATTATTAACATGATAAAAATTGATAGTCTGCGTCTTGCCGGGTTCTGCACTCGTACGAGCAAGATTCTTACGATTCATAAGTCCGTTGATAAGTGAAGACTTACCAACATTACTCTTACCAGCAAAAGCAAATTCAGGCTGAGAGTTATTAGGAAGCTTACTGGTTATACCACATACTATCTCAAGTTCAGCAT encodes:
- the yihA gene encoding ribosome biogenesis GTP-binding protein YihA/YsxC → MEFKIKNAELEIVCGITSKLPNNSQPEFAFAGKSNVGKSSLINGLMNRKNLARTSAEPGKTQTINFYHVNNEFYLVDLPGYGYAKRAKGEVEKWGRMIENYLHTSRVLKNVFLLIDIRHEPSANDIQMYEWIVHQGFEPIIIATKADKLNKSQLPKAIKLIRQTLNMPEDELLIPYSAVTKKGREEIYDIINDRM